In one window of Nicotiana tabacum cultivar K326 chromosome 12, ASM71507v2, whole genome shotgun sequence DNA:
- the LOC142167249 gene encoding uncharacterized protein LOC142167249, translating to MEQSRQPKIVDNHMRWNEKLSSALLVYRTTMRTSIGAIPYMLVYGTEGVIPVEVKIPSLRVIQEAKLDDVKWIQVRQEQHMLIDEKRMDVVCHGQVYQNRMASEINKWVNPRHITPGQLVMKKIFPHQEEAKGKFASNWQCPYLVPRLFSGGALILAEMDRRVSTKPINSYTIKRYYV from the coding sequence ATGGAACAATCGAGGCAGCcaaagatagtggacaatcacaTGCGGTGGAACGAGAAGTTATCCTCCGCCTTATTGGTTTATCGGACCACCATGAGAACATCTATTGGGGCAATAccatacatgttggtatatggcaccgaagGTGTGATACCCGTAGAGGTCAAGATACCATCCTTAAGAGTCATCCAAGAAGCTAAGTTAGACGATGTAAAGTGGATACAGGTCAGACAGGAGCAACATATGCTTATTGACGAAAAGAGAATGGATGTAGTATGCCATGGTCAGGTATATCAAAATAGGATGGCCAGTGAAATTAACAAATGGGTGAATCCTCGCCACATTACACCGGGGCAATTAGTTATGAAGAAAATCTTTCCCCACCAggaagaagccaaaggaaagttcgcATCGAATTGGCAATGTCCTTACTTGGTTCCCCGACTATTTTCGGGTGGAGCTCTAATCTTGGCAGAAATGGACAGAAGAGTCAGCACGAAGCCCATCAACTCATATACAAtaaagagatactatgtttga